In Melopsittacus undulatus isolate bMelUnd1 chromosome 6, bMelUnd1.mat.Z, whole genome shotgun sequence, the following proteins share a genomic window:
- the PIF1 gene encoding ATP-dependent DNA helicase PIF1 isoform X2: MEAAELRCTVAVEQPLPGGQAPRRRVMRGALVLLGRNELRQPVLRVVSGSGGAAAALSFVLAGDGVRLFTRFAGEGRAAVRVGPSGAQVLLSDCPPDTLRRFLRLLRVKVATGQRGTPRVPRLLDRPPPAFTIISPLQERDILRAPGRLRGGEAQGESQVQDHRAEWRPSVRLSAEQEAVMGVVRSGKSIFFTGCAGTGKSFLLKKIVGSLPPKTTYATASTGVAACHIGGTTLHAFAGIGSGKTPLEQCIQLAERPGVRQHWLSCQHLIIDEISMVDGKFFDKLEAVARAVRKREEPFGGIQLIICGDFLQLPPVCKANEETTFCFQAKSWRKCIHINMELTEVRRQTDKTFVSLLSAIRLGRCTEEVTRQLMQTADNRSERDGILATRLCTHKDDVEITNERCLQQLSGEVHTFEALDSDPMLVKLIDAQCPVGGRVELKLGAQVMLAKNLDVSQGLVNGARGVVVGFESEQKGLPKVRFLCGITQVIKMEKWVFKGPSGVHLTRQQLPLKLAWAISIHKSQGMSLDCVEISLSRVFESGQAYVALSRARSLAGLRVLDFDPKVVRADPSVLQFYRQLRRHQLLAQDSLNDKEN; the protein is encoded by the exons ATGGAGGCCGCGGAGCTGCGCTGCACGGTGGCCGTGGAACAGCCGCTGCCCGGGGGACAGGCCCCGAGGCGCCGCGTGATGCGGGGCGCGCTTGTGCTGCTGGGCCGCAACGAGCTGCGGCAGCCGGTGCTGCGGGTGGTCTCCGGCAGCGGCGGGGCGGCGGCTGCCCTGAGCTTCGTGCTGGCCGGTGACGGCGTGCGGCTCTTTACGCGGTTCGCGGGTGAGGGTCGGGCGGCGGTGCGGGTGGGGCCGAGCGGTGCCCAGGTCCTCCTGTCCGACTGCCCCCCAGACACTCTGCGCCGCTTCCTCCGTCTCCTGCGGGTCAAGGTGGCAACCGGGCAACGGGGCACTCCGCGTGTCCCCCGCCTGCTGGACCGGCCGCCGCCGGCCTTCACCATCATCAGCCCGCTGCAGGAGCGGGACATACTGCGGGCCCCAGGCCGCCTCCGAGGCGGCGAGGCTCAGGGGGAGAGCCAGGTGCAG GATCACCGCGCTGAGTGGAGGCCCTCAGTGAGGCTCTCGGCGGAGCAGGAGGCCGTGATGGGAGTTGTGAGAAGTGGGAAAAGCATCTTCTTCACTGGCTGCGCAG GAACCGGGAAGTCGTTCCTGCTGAAGAAGATAGTGGGCTCCCTCCCTCCTAAGACCACTTATGCTACAGCCAGCACAGGGGTGGCAGCTTGCCACATTGGTGGCACCACTCTCCATGCCTTTGCAG GGATCGGCTCTGGGAAGACTCCGCTGGAGCAGTGTATTCAGCTGGCAGAGAGGCCTGGGGTGCGCCAGCACTGGCTGTCCTGCCAGCACCTAATTATCGATGAGATCTCAATGGTGGATGGCAAGTTCTTTGACAAGCTGGAGGCAGTAGCAAG GGCAGTCAGAAAACGGGAGGAGCCTTTTGGAGGCATTCAGCTAATCATCTGTGGGGACTTCTTGCAGCTACCCCCAGTCTGCAAGGCTAATGAAGAAACCACATTCTGCTTCCAG GCAAAAAGCTGGAGGAAATGCATCCACATAAACATGGAGTTGACTGAAGTGCGGAGGCAGACTGACAAGACCTTTGTCTCGCTCCTGAGCGCAATCCGTTTAGGCAG GTGCACAGAGGAGGTTACCAGACAACTGATGCAGACAGCTGATAACAGGTCTGAGCGTGATGGGATCCTGGCCACACGGCTCTGCACCCATAAAGATGATGTAGAAATAACTAATGAGAGATGCTTGCAACAGCTATCAG GAGAAGTGCACACTTTTGAGGCTTTGGACAGTGACCCGATGTTAGTGAAGTTAATTGATGCTCAATGTCCTGTGGGTGGTAGAGTTGAGCTAAAGCTTGGAGCTCAG gTGATGCTAGCTAAGAATCTGGATGTGTCTCAAGGGCTGGTGAATGGGGCACGAGGAGTTGTTGTAGGATTTGAAAGTGAGCAGAAAG GGCTGCCGAAGGTGAGGTTTCTCTGTGGAATCACACAGGTcataaaaatggagaaatggGTTTTCAAAGGACCATCAGGGGTTCATCTGACTCGTCAACAGTTGCCTTTAAAATTGGCATGGGCCATTTCCATTCACAAGAGTCAG GGCATGTCTTTGGATTGTGTGGAAATCTCCCTGTCTCGTGTCTTTGAAAGTGGGCAGGCTTATGTAGCTCTCTCCCGAGCACGTAGCCTTGCAGGTCTCCGTGTTCTGGATTTTGACCCAAAAGTAGTGAGAGCCGACCCTTCTGTGTTGCAGTTCTATAGACAGCTGAGACGTCATCAACTCCTAGCCCAG GATTCACTAAATGATAAGGAAAACTGA
- the CFAP144 gene encoding cilia- and flagella-associated protein 144 — protein sequence MASRRANTEPLDPVRLNQLLCERVRKELKCQRLHTEYKVNPLQPVHTITRKPMSWHDNIEEPADEEFLNLIHRAALEPTKKYAEPQTESQEIGWNTKPLIPMDRTDCRFYFPRRKTEVTK from the exons ATGGCCTCCCGCAGGGCGAACACCGAACCGCTGGACCCAGTGCGGCTGAACCAGCTCCTATGCGAGCGGGTGCGGAAGGAGCTGAAGTGCCAGCGGCTGCACACAGAGTACAAAGTGAATCCGCTCCAACCAG TTCACACGATCACCAGGAAGCCTATGTCATGGCATGATAATATAGAAGAGCCAGCAGATG AAGAGTTTCTGAATCTTATTCACCGTGCAGCACTGGAACCAACAAAGAAATATGCAGAGCCACAAACTGAAAGTCAAGAAATTGGCTGGAACACAAAACCTTTG atcCCTATGGACCGTACTGATTGCAGATTCTACTTCCCACGTCGGAAAACTGAAGTCACTAAATAA
- the PIF1 gene encoding ATP-dependent DNA helicase PIF1 isoform X1 has protein sequence MEAAELRCTVAVEQPLPGGQAPRRRVMRGALVLLGRNELRQPVLRVVSGSGGAAAALSFVLAGDGVRLFTRFAGEGRAAVRVGPSGAQVLLSDCPPDTLRRFLRLLRVKVATGQRGTPRVPRLLDRPPPAFTIISPLQERDILRAPGRLRGGEAQGESQVQDHRAEWRPSVRLSAEQEAVMGVVRSGKSIFFTGCAGTGKSFLLKKIVGSLPPKTTYATASTGVAACHIGGTTLHAFAALLSSLLPGIGSGKTPLEQCIQLAERPGVRQHWLSCQHLIIDEISMVDGKFFDKLEAVARAVRKREEPFGGIQLIICGDFLQLPPVCKANEETTFCFQAKSWRKCIHINMELTEVRRQTDKTFVSLLSAIRLGRCTEEVTRQLMQTADNRSERDGILATRLCTHKDDVEITNERCLQQLSGEVHTFEALDSDPMLVKLIDAQCPVGGRVELKLGAQVMLAKNLDVSQGLVNGARGVVVGFESEQKGLPKVRFLCGITQVIKMEKWVFKGPSGVHLTRQQLPLKLAWAISIHKSQGMSLDCVEISLSRVFESGQAYVALSRARSLAGLRVLDFDPKVVRADPSVLQFYRQLRRHQLLAQDSLNDKEN, from the exons ATGGAGGCCGCGGAGCTGCGCTGCACGGTGGCCGTGGAACAGCCGCTGCCCGGGGGACAGGCCCCGAGGCGCCGCGTGATGCGGGGCGCGCTTGTGCTGCTGGGCCGCAACGAGCTGCGGCAGCCGGTGCTGCGGGTGGTCTCCGGCAGCGGCGGGGCGGCGGCTGCCCTGAGCTTCGTGCTGGCCGGTGACGGCGTGCGGCTCTTTACGCGGTTCGCGGGTGAGGGTCGGGCGGCGGTGCGGGTGGGGCCGAGCGGTGCCCAGGTCCTCCTGTCCGACTGCCCCCCAGACACTCTGCGCCGCTTCCTCCGTCTCCTGCGGGTCAAGGTGGCAACCGGGCAACGGGGCACTCCGCGTGTCCCCCGCCTGCTGGACCGGCCGCCGCCGGCCTTCACCATCATCAGCCCGCTGCAGGAGCGGGACATACTGCGGGCCCCAGGCCGCCTCCGAGGCGGCGAGGCTCAGGGGGAGAGCCAGGTGCAG GATCACCGCGCTGAGTGGAGGCCCTCAGTGAGGCTCTCGGCGGAGCAGGAGGCCGTGATGGGAGTTGTGAGAAGTGGGAAAAGCATCTTCTTCACTGGCTGCGCAG GAACCGGGAAGTCGTTCCTGCTGAAGAAGATAGTGGGCTCCCTCCCTCCTAAGACCACTTATGCTACAGCCAGCACAGGGGTGGCAGCTTGCCACATTGGTGGCACCACTCTCCATGCCTTTGCAG ctttgctttcttctctcctgcCAGGGATCGGCTCTGGGAAGACTCCGCTGGAGCAGTGTATTCAGCTGGCAGAGAGGCCTGGGGTGCGCCAGCACTGGCTGTCCTGCCAGCACCTAATTATCGATGAGATCTCAATGGTGGATGGCAAGTTCTTTGACAAGCTGGAGGCAGTAGCAAG GGCAGTCAGAAAACGGGAGGAGCCTTTTGGAGGCATTCAGCTAATCATCTGTGGGGACTTCTTGCAGCTACCCCCAGTCTGCAAGGCTAATGAAGAAACCACATTCTGCTTCCAG GCAAAAAGCTGGAGGAAATGCATCCACATAAACATGGAGTTGACTGAAGTGCGGAGGCAGACTGACAAGACCTTTGTCTCGCTCCTGAGCGCAATCCGTTTAGGCAG GTGCACAGAGGAGGTTACCAGACAACTGATGCAGACAGCTGATAACAGGTCTGAGCGTGATGGGATCCTGGCCACACGGCTCTGCACCCATAAAGATGATGTAGAAATAACTAATGAGAGATGCTTGCAACAGCTATCAG GAGAAGTGCACACTTTTGAGGCTTTGGACAGTGACCCGATGTTAGTGAAGTTAATTGATGCTCAATGTCCTGTGGGTGGTAGAGTTGAGCTAAAGCTTGGAGCTCAG gTGATGCTAGCTAAGAATCTGGATGTGTCTCAAGGGCTGGTGAATGGGGCACGAGGAGTTGTTGTAGGATTTGAAAGTGAGCAGAAAG GGCTGCCGAAGGTGAGGTTTCTCTGTGGAATCACACAGGTcataaaaatggagaaatggGTTTTCAAAGGACCATCAGGGGTTCATCTGACTCGTCAACAGTTGCCTTTAAAATTGGCATGGGCCATTTCCATTCACAAGAGTCAG GGCATGTCTTTGGATTGTGTGGAAATCTCCCTGTCTCGTGTCTTTGAAAGTGGGCAGGCTTATGTAGCTCTCTCCCGAGCACGTAGCCTTGCAGGTCTCCGTGTTCTGGATTTTGACCCAAAAGTAGTGAGAGCCGACCCTTCTGTGTTGCAGTTCTATAGACAGCTGAGACGTCATCAACTCCTAGCCCAG GATTCACTAAATGATAAGGAAAACTGA